Sequence from the Arthrobacter pigmenti genome:
GGTCTTCGCTTGAAACGAGACGATTGACCAAACCAATACGGTGTGCTTCGGCGGCATCGATCGGTGTCGTAGAGAGCATCAGTTCCAGGGCGCGTGCCGGGCCGACGATGCGCGGAAGCAGCTGGGTGCCGCCGTTCCCGGGGAAAACGCCCCTGCTTGCCTCTGGCAGTGCAAATGAAGCCCTGTGGGTTGCCATCCGGAAATCGGCTGCGAGGATCAGCTCGAGGCCTGCGCCGAAAGCGACGCCGTCCACGACTGCGACGCTTGGTTTGCCGCAGCTCTGGACCGCGAGGATCAGCCGATGCCCTTCGCGGCTGATCTGCCTGGCATTCCCATCGGCTATGCGCTGGGGGAACTCCCTGATGTCGGCGCCGGCTGAGAACGCTTTAGTGCCTGACCCCCGCAGCACTACAGCGCGAACGTCGTCGCGGAACCGGAGCGAGAGAAAAATCTCGAGAAGCTCGTTCTTCGCAGTTCTTGACAGCAGGTTCAGTGGCGGGTTCTCGATGGTCACAACTGCTATGTCCTGATCGAGTTGCAGGCTCGCCAACGGTGGTGCCTGGGTGGTGGTGCTTGCCATGGGTTCCTCCTTCGTCTTTGAAGTGGATGCAGTGAATTTGGGGGTACTGTCCCGTTCGGTCCGTGTGCAGGTTCCTCGTTCTTGGGTGATCCAGTTCATATCTAGGGACCGTATTCAGAATGCTAGACCGAG
This genomic interval carries:
- a CDS encoding enoyl-CoA hydratase/isomerase family protein — protein: MASTTTQAPPLASLQLDQDIAVVTIENPPLNLLSRTAKNELLEIFLSLRFRDDVRAVVLRGSGTKAFSAGADIREFPQRIADGNARQISREGHRLILAVQSCGKPSVAVVDGVAFGAGLELILAADFRMATHRASFALPEASRGVFPGNGGTQLLPRIVGPARALELMLSTTPIDAAEAHRIGLVNRLVSSEDPMSEALHFARHLASLPTTAVESIRQLVRTASETTLTQGLELEAQLFAEVFRTDAVREGIEAFREKRLPDFRGAEEKNPR